The genomic DNA AAAGGCAGTTGGTCCAAAGTTTCGCTTTCTGCAAAATGTCTCCCACTCTTTAAGCACAGCGCGGTCCTTCTTAATGTTGTAATATCGCCATCATCAAAAACTACAGTATATTGACTGCAATCTTGAATCTTTGTGATTGTAGCTTCTACAAATTCTTTTCTGTCTCCGTGCCTAGCTTCAACGGATGCACCTACTCTCAAGGTTCCTTTTATTTGATCATCGGCTACAGTCGCAGTCCCTAAGCCCTGTTTATAAGTCACTCTGCATTTTACAGAGCGTAccacttttcgaatttttgcttCACAGAAGGCACCCTTGTATTTAGCGCTAACCTCCGTACCCACTGATAGGTACGGTGGATCGTCTCCCTATAACAGAAGACATACatatttaaatcaattaacTTCTGTTATATTACCATTTGCCGTAACATACTTTCATATACGCGTATACACTCATTCTTTGCATAAAGTAAGGTTTAtaatacaaagaaaaatttaaacatcctTTAGTATATGTGCAgacctaaaaaaaaaaaaaaaaaaaaaaatacaataacagtatttacgaaatttttaaacattaaatttctttttttcaaaatgttttatgattatttgattttgttaacgttttacattatttcaattaatattaatgaatattagaAGACATAAAAACGATAGCTGCCTTGGATGATGAGCTATTGTTTATGTAGGCGGTCATGTCTCGCAGGTACGATAAATTATTTCTGAAACGAGGTATCCTACAAGAGATAAGAATTTCTGCACGAAGGTATTTCGTTGAAATAAAACTCATACTTTGACATCTTAACCACGTTTTCAAAACGGAGTCCACTACGTTCGTGACAGGCTGTCGATTTCTCAGACATCAGGTAATAGTTGTAACCTCGAAGGTACTTTAGGCGAGACATTCGCTCCCAAGTAAATAACCTGTGAAAGCGTTGTAACTACATAACAAAAGCACGTATTTTACTTTCTCGATGCACACggcagagaaaaaaaagaacacaaCTATACAATCTTTGCGCACTTGTTTCTACGTCAACTTTGCTCCCGCCTGTTTTCTTACCAGCATCTTCTAGCGCTCCACAATCTCCATATAAATAATCTTCGAACACCGACGTGTGCGTGACATTAAactgaaatttatattatatcgtCGAAAGTAATAACACGAGAAATATCACGTAGACAGAGAAGTTGACCCCCTTCGCGAAACCAACACTTCACGGCCCGAATGCGTACAAGCTCCTGTTCCCTGCCCATTTCCACCCCGACGCAACTTGTCAGCTAGCCACTCGACTCCTATTGGACGATGTCTTTGCACTCTCTGAAAACAACTGAGCGGAGAtacgaaattaaaaatatcttcctattgttaaattattatcatttttcttaaatatgtaatcatataaataaaatacgatTTTTGAATACAGTTTTCAGATAAATCAATATCTATTTAGCATGGAAATCAAAATTCTGAAAAGACTGCACTGCGCATAGTACAGGGACGTATTAACAATATCACAATTTAAGTAAATCGTTCCTTCTAGGATATTCAGAACCGAAGTGACTTTGTAGTCTTGATGcaagtaataaatatttgtgtATTTTTCTTGTTAAATTTCATGTGTACGTATTACGTGGATCGCCAAAAATACAAACACTTGTTTATAAAATCGAATGATCTTTAGAAACTAATCTCTTTTTGTAAAATACCTGTACAACGTATTTTGTgaaatgttatataatttctataacatgaaataattcataaaatttagtatataagaTACGAATAAgagatgataataataaagaaaatttaaacagTTTATAAGATTATGTATAAATGGTATTACAAATTTATAGTTGAAATTTGTATTGCACTAgtatttgttaaataataatactacGTTTAAATAAAGTGTAACATTGTACGTCATTAGctgtaataaataatgttGATTTTAACCTGTAACGTAATACGTGTGAAcgtaaaattgatttatttataagtTATACATACCAATGCATGTCAGAATTCTTTCATATAACTTAATATACTAAGAAACAATAAAcattaatacaattatttcttttaaatgaatttaaacgatatttataaaaaataatgtacagaaaaatattGTGTTAACATTATTCGTTATTTGATAAAAGAACTAATTCAATTGATGTCGACATGTAAATAAGCGTTTTTATAAAAAACatagaatattttaacaaagatgtcttataaaatttattgatAAGTAACTGAACATCTATTGACAGAAACATTTAGGATCTGCCATGTGTCTTTATACATTCCTGTCTGTGGTCGTCTGCTGTGACGCGGAAGAAAATGGCGTCGAGTAGTGAAGTGCCGGTAGAAATCAACCAGAGTGGCATGTGCACAGCAGAAAATTCGGTAAGTTttaggaaaatatttttatgaaagtaaaaagaaaacatcTTAATAATATTACCAATGTATCGACGTTAGACGAACAACAGACGATACTTCATAAACTTCTGAAGAGAAGAAATGTTCAAATACCGTTTTTTGTCATAATAGTCCTCAGTGCAATTCAGAATCTCACcaataaattaatcatttcaattatatatttttaattttcccaAATGTACatctgaaaaataatttttaatagttttTATGCGTTCGTCAAGagataatgaaatatattcaattctgtatatacatatattagtGGCCACACGTTAATATAGAAATGTGTGAGTAGAATCTCGACTGGTCATTCGATCTTAGACGCCATTCGTTTTGGCGGGCACGTGTACGTTTTTCCAGTGTCGACCTAAACGAGTGTGTTCTACAAATTTCaacgtttgaaatttttcttttcttattacTAATGAACAACATTGTAAATAATCTTTGATAATAATTCTTATTacatttaaatgaaagaaaaattacctcttaattttcatttgaaataacaaaattcgTATCACGTGTTCGTAGGTAACTGTAGGTCTTCTTCGCatctttaaaattatttgtaataatttataataaatctaTAACTAACATTTACATTTTAACTACCAATACTCTGTGTCgctaaatattaattttaacattatGCAACCGAGATCTTTTGGATGATAAAATCTTTGTATTTACTGTTGTTTCGGTAACATCAATTATaactaaaatttattatattagtCTTTCAAATTCATGTATATCGTTAACGATAATTCTTtgtgttttatattattgtaGGTATCAAAAATGGAATCCATGGAAGTAACAGAAACTACCTCTGCGCCAAACAAAGATGCAACTCCATCGTCTTGTAGAGAATCTGTTTCTGTGGATGATATGACATCGAgagattattattttgattcGTATGCCCATTATGGAATTCACGAAGAAATGCTAAAGGATGAAGTGCGTACAGTGACTTACCGTAACTCTATGTACCATAACAAACATCTGTTCAAAGGCAAAACAGTCCTTGATATCGGTTGTGGAACTGGTATACTCTCAATGTTTGCTGCTAAAGCCGGGGCAACCAGAGTTATTGGTATCGAGTGTTCCAATATTGTTGAATACGCAGAAAAGATTGTAGAAGCAAACCAATTGTCGAATGTCATAACAATACTGAAAGGAAAAGTTGAAGAAGTTTCATTGCCTGACGGCATTGAAAAAGTtgatataattatttctgAATGGATGGGTTATTGTTTGTTTTACGAATCAATGTTAGATACAGTGCTTTTTGCTAGAGATAAATGGCTTCGTGAAGATGGTATGTTATTCCCTGACAAAGcaactttatttatttgtgGCATCGAAGATAGACAATATAAGGATGAGAAGATTAATTGGTGGGATGATGTATATGGATTTGATATGAGTAGTATAAGGAAAGTAGCTATTAGCGAACCTTTAGTGGATGTTGTGGATCCCAAGCAAGTTGTTACAAATGCATGTCTTATCAAGGAAGTTGATTTATACACTGTAACTAAGGCTGATTTGGAATTTTCGTCGCCGTTCACTCTACAAGTTCG from Osmia bicornis bicornis chromosome 15, iOsmBic2.1, whole genome shotgun sequence includes the following:
- the LOC114875700 gene encoding protein arginine N-methyltransferase 1 isoform X1; this translates as MASSSEVPVEINQSGMCTAENSVSKMESMEVTETTSAPNKDATPSSCRESVSVDDMTSRDYYFDSYAHYGIHEEMLKDEVRTVTYRNSMYHNKHLFKGKTVLDIGCGTGILSMFAAKAGATRVIGIECSNIVEYAEKIVEANQLSNVITILKGKVEEVSLPDGIEKVDIIISEWMGYCLFYESMLDTVLFARDKWLREDGMLFPDKATLFICGIEDRQYKDEKINWWDDVYGFDMSSIRKVAISEPLVDVVDPKQVVTNACLIKEVDLYTVTKADLEFSSPFTLQVRRNDYVQALVTFFNIEFTKCHKRIGFSTAPEVQYTHWKQTVFYFDEYMTVKKGEEIYGVFSMKPNARNYRDLDFSIELDFKGELCQVHETNTYRMR
- the LOC114875700 gene encoding protein arginine N-methyltransferase 1 isoform X2 gives rise to the protein MNNIVSKMESMEVTETTSAPNKDATPSSCRESVSVDDMTSRDYYFDSYAHYGIHEEMLKDEVRTVTYRNSMYHNKHLFKGKTVLDIGCGTGILSMFAAKAGATRVIGIECSNIVEYAEKIVEANQLSNVITILKGKVEEVSLPDGIEKVDIIISEWMGYCLFYESMLDTVLFARDKWLREDGMLFPDKATLFICGIEDRQYKDEKINWWDDVYGFDMSSIRKVAISEPLVDVVDPKQVVTNACLIKEVDLYTVTKADLEFSSPFTLQVRRNDYVQALVTFFNIEFTKCHKRIGFSTAPEVQYTHWKQTVFYFDEYMTVKKGEEIYGVFSMKPNARNYRDLDFSIELDFKGELCQVHETNTYRMR
- the LOC114875700 gene encoding protein arginine N-methyltransferase 8 isoform X3; this encodes MESMEVTETTSAPNKDATPSSCRESVSVDDMTSRDYYFDSYAHYGIHEEMLKDEVRTVTYRNSMYHNKHLFKGKTVLDIGCGTGILSMFAAKAGATRVIGIECSNIVEYAEKIVEANQLSNVITILKGKVEEVSLPDGIEKVDIIISEWMGYCLFYESMLDTVLFARDKWLREDGMLFPDKATLFICGIEDRQYKDEKINWWDDVYGFDMSSIRKVAISEPLVDVVDPKQVVTNACLIKEVDLYTVTKADLEFSSPFTLQVRRNDYVQALVTFFNIEFTKCHKRIGFSTAPEVQYTHWKQTVFYFDEYMTVKKGEEIYGVFSMKPNARNYRDLDFSIELDFKGELCQVHETNTYRMR